In the Glycine max cultivar Williams 82 chromosome 6, Glycine_max_v4.0, whole genome shotgun sequence genome, TCCCATATTTTTGGGTCAGACAAATCTAGTTCCACAAAATTTATTGGTGGTATAGTGAAGGGACCAAATAGTGGATGAGGAAAACCAGGGACAATCGAAGGTCTATAAGTATTAGGTAGTACTGTGCCAGTGCTAcacaaaatattttgtaaaatatcagTGAAAATTCGAGCACATATTTTGTTAAGAATACTCTTAATACCAGTTATGGCAGTGAACCTTTTCTGACTGAAGAGTTGAAGAGAGGTTTCTCCATGAATTAAGGTTGAGGTTAGCGACAAACTACCACTATTTGGAACAGGAGCATTTTCTAACTCCAACCACTTCAAGCAAGTCTCAGCTTCGTTGGCTTGAGCGTTGAATAGTGTGTCTAAAAGACTGGCCAATTTGGAAATAACATTAGGGAATCCTGTGTTTTCTAGCCTAAGCCACAAGGCCATGACTAGAAGAGATTGGGCTGGGTTACGAGCCAATTTGATGACCAAGCATGAGAAAACTTCACggtcttttttgtaaaattggtAGAATTCTTCCTTAGTAATGAAGGGCATCATTTGTTAGCAGAGAaggggagaaaatgaaatgCTAGAATATTGAGGGTGAGAAAGATATGAATTCACGACCATGAATTAGTAGCAAACCACTGTGTTATACTTGGTAAGCGCGTAAAGcacacaaaatataattaaggtgCATCCTATACTAATTCAAGTGTAATTTAATTGGAATACATTttgtcaaataattaaaaatgaaatcattatttgaatttgaaatattatttcagACTCTTGATGGGTTTAATAGAGaaaattgtaataaatattattttagactTTGgaatcttaaataaataaaacatttttccttataaaataatgacgggaaatttgttaaatatttatccAATGACTAATGGAGTTAAACTTACACAATTATGTTACAAATGATCTAATTATTACAGATGAaacataaaatatcaaaatcatacATGCAGCCAAAAGTTCAATTAAATGtatatcttttttatgtttggtcAGAAATTATGGTTATCTTCTAATCCACTAGGTTAAAGATTAATATTGCTTGTGATGTGTGGTTATTGACCATTCAAGAGAATTTTACATATCATAAAAATCTAATATAAATTCTCCTATTAAATAAATCGCTTTTACTTATGTGAACATAATAATGAGACTTTATATATGTCAAATTctaattcataattttgtttcaagtatattttcatCAATACTATAATTATAAAcgtgtaatataaaaaaaatttacacgcCTACAAATATAAGTTAACTAATGACCTCATTTAGATTGTGCTatgcaataaataaaaaggaaagaagaagagttttgttgtttatataacaattaatatgatattatttttttttttccttttctctctttcacatCATTGATTCATCTTAGACTTGTCTCTCCTCtcactctttctctttttattgtatgatttatagtataaattattgtataaataacaattttcaaaaaaaatattcaacatttattaaataataataataataatttgtcattacaaataattaacaataacattaaatgcatcagtgaatttttaataataacattgattgcattaaaaaacaatatttattaagtataaataatactattctatataaacaaaaataaagttttgaCAGTTTAGGAATGTTTAGatgaataatttgatttaattatttttcaattaatcacttaattcaataaatttattttgataaatttttctatGAAATATTGGAATTTTAGTTAATACCTTCCATAAGATGAttagaaaattcaaatacaggatattaaatgtatttggaattattttaaaatgtttttttaagtaatcaattttcaaatatttcatagatttttgtaaagaaaaaaactatatgtaaaaattaaagacaaataacaaaaaaattataataacttattcaTGTATCATGTTTAACCATTAAGATGTTAAGATGCAGAAATTTTACTCATGGATTAAAGAATCACGTTATCTAGGATTATTCATTTTGATTTGGGCAATATATAccaggataaaaaaaaatgaaaaaaaaattgtacatacatctaccagaaaaaaaaattaaaaactaaaactaaaaaaactcaGGTAAATGAATGGTGCATAGAGGTGGCATCATTCTGTATTTTGTAGTTAGAGTTTCATACTGTG is a window encoding:
- the LOC121174976 gene encoding uncharacterized protein — protein: MALWLRLENTGFPNVISKLASLLDTLFNAQANEAETCLKWLELENAPVPNSGSLSLTSTLIHGETSLQLFSQKRFTAITGIKSILNKICARIFTDILQNILCSTGTVLPNTYRPSIVPGFPHPLFGPFTIPPINFVELDLSDPKIWENKGPCDDVTDDDKTMFVTFSRGIPVTEEEVRHLFTNYFGDCIKVLNTGNADTSDQVLFATMVLKNVETVDRILNGKHIAKFQINGKHIWTRKYEQ